A single Anatilimnocola floriformis DNA region contains:
- a CDS encoding leucine-rich repeat domain-containing protein yields MKWRLSYLQFSLRSFLIVAILFGMVLAWIGKVRHRVQQRRVVTQLQSRGAGVGYDYQVASGWDSAKWSPPGPKVLRMLLGDDAFAEVDTVCLVGRRGSYPSTPDDLASLAAFPRLQVLHIGGASFGDGSLAEIVRHKELFRLGFENTKVTARGLRDLRPLERLSALELCGRGIDDEALDAVSELQHLERLQLYHTSISSGGWGKLADLRTLKSLDIYPGNVIGDNELAHISHLSQLEALRLFQGAVSDDGVRHLAGLTHLRELQLNRTRVSDYGIEMISRLPRLKRLELDHTTITDAGITHLEKAVKVEWLRVDGTQVTDEGIAKLKSLRGLKELWVGPHVTKGAAERLQQQLPKCNIRGWDSAGLERFSLLKKP; encoded by the coding sequence ATGAAGTGGCGCTTAAGCTATCTGCAGTTCAGCCTGCGTTCGTTTTTGATCGTCGCGATTCTTTTTGGCATGGTCCTGGCCTGGATCGGCAAAGTGCGGCATCGGGTCCAGCAGCGGCGTGTGGTAACCCAGCTTCAATCGCGTGGTGCCGGAGTCGGATATGACTACCAGGTTGCCAGCGGATGGGATTCCGCGAAGTGGTCTCCACCAGGCCCCAAAGTTCTGCGGATGTTGTTGGGAGACGATGCGTTTGCCGAGGTGGATACCGTTTGCCTCGTGGGGCGTCGGGGGTCCTACCCTTCTACTCCCGATGATCTTGCGTCCTTAGCCGCGTTCCCGCGGTTGCAAGTGCTGCACATCGGCGGGGCGTCGTTTGGCGACGGGAGCCTGGCCGAAATTGTCCGCCATAAGGAGCTGTTCCGACTTGGGTTCGAGAATACGAAGGTCACTGCCCGCGGGCTGCGCGACTTGCGACCGCTGGAACGGCTATCGGCGCTTGAACTTTGCGGGCGAGGAATTGACGATGAAGCGCTCGACGCTGTCAGCGAGCTGCAGCATCTGGAACGTCTGCAACTGTACCATACGAGCATTTCTTCGGGCGGCTGGGGAAAGCTCGCCGATCTCCGCACGTTGAAAAGCCTCGATATCTATCCAGGGAATGTGATCGGTGACAATGAGCTCGCTCACATCTCTCATCTGAGCCAATTGGAAGCGTTGCGACTCTTCCAAGGTGCCGTTTCGGATGACGGCGTGCGGCACCTCGCCGGCCTGACTCATTTGCGTGAATTACAATTGAATCGAACTCGAGTTAGCGATTACGGGATTGAGATGATCAGCCGTCTACCTCGACTCAAGCGATTGGAGTTGGATCACACCACGATTACCGACGCGGGCATCACGCACCTAGAGAAAGCTGTTAAAGTCGAGTGGTTGAGAGTGGACGGAACTCAGGTTACAGATGAGGGGATTGCAAAGCTCAAGTCGTTGCGCGGACTGAAGGAGCTTTGGGTAGGGCCGCATGTTACTAAGGGGGCGGCCGAAAGGCTGCAGCAGCAATTGCCGAAGTGCAACATCCGCGGCTGGGACTCTGCCGGGCTCGAGCGCTTCTCGTTGCTGAAGAAACCTTAG